The following coding sequences are from one Hippopotamus amphibius kiboko isolate mHipAmp2 chromosome 9, mHipAmp2.hap2, whole genome shotgun sequence window:
- the CREBZF gene encoding CREB/ATF bZIP transcription factor isoform X2, which translates to MRHSLTKLLAASGSDSPARSESPAPVATCSLPPELTRAAAAAEDEGTAAAGSPGRKQPRGDEGESEAGSGGRGGVAARAPSPEEMEEEAIASVPGEETEDMDFLSGLELADLLDPRQPDWHLEPGLSSPGPLSSSGGGSESGGLWRGDDDDEAAAAEMQRFSDLLQRLLNGIGGCSSGSDSGGGEKRRRKSPGGGGGSSGNDNTQAATKSPRKAAAAAARLNRLKKKEYVMGLESRVRGLAAENQELRAENRELGKRVQALQEESRYLRAVLANETGLARLLSRLSGVGLRLTTSLFRDSPAGDHDYALPVGKQQQDLLEEDDSAGGVCLHVDKDKVSVEFCSACARKASSSLKM; encoded by the coding sequence ATGAGGCATAGCCTGACCAAACTGCTGGCGGCCTCGGGCAGCGATTCCCCAGCCCGCAGCGAGAGCCCGGCGCCGGTCGCGACCTGCTCGCTGCCCCCGGAACTGACCcgggcggcagcggcggcggagGACGAGGGGACGGCGGCGGCCGGCTCTCCCGGCCGCAAGCAGCCGCGCGGCGACGAGGGCGAGTCGGAGGCCGGGAGTGGGGGCCGCGGCGGCGTGGCCGCGCGCGCGCCCTCGCccgaggagatggaggaggaggcgATCGCCAGCGTCCCCGGGGAGGAGACGGAGGACATGGACTTTCTGTCCGGGCTGGAACTGGCGGATCTGCTCGACCCCCGGCAACCGGACTGGCACCTGGAGCCCGGGCTCAGCTCGCCCGGGCCTCTCTCCTCGTCCGGCGGAGGCTCGGAGAGCGGCGGCCTGTGGAGAGGGGACGACGACGACGAGGCCGCGGCTGCCGAGATGCAGCGCTTTTCTGACCTGCTGCAGAGGCTGTTAAACGGCATCGGAGGCTGCAGCAGCGGCAGTGACAGTGGTGGCGGCGAAAAGAGGCGGAGAAAGTCCCCgggaggaggcggcggcagcagcggcaACGACAACACCCAGGCGGCGACAAAGAGTCCCCGGAaggcggcggcggctgctgccCGACTCAATCGGCTGAAGAAGAAGGAGTACGTGATGGGGCTGGAGAGTCGAGTGCGGGGTCTGGCAGCCGAGAACCAGGAGCTGCGGGCCGAGAATCGGGAGCTGGGCAAGCGCGTACAAGCACTGCAGGAGGAGAGTCGCTACCTACGGGCCGTCCTAGCCAACGAGACCGGACTGGCTCGCTTGCTGAGCCGGCTGAGCGGCGTGGGACTGCGGCTGACCACCTCGCTCTTCAGAGACTCGCCCGCCGGGGACCACGACTACGCTCTGCCCGTGGGAAAGCAGCAGCAGGACCTGCTGGAAGAGGACGACTCAGCCGGAGGAGTGTGTCTTCATGTGGACAAGGATAAGGTGTCGGTGGAGTTCTGCTCGGCGTGCGCCCGGAAGGCGTCGTCTTCTCTTAAAATGTAG
- the CREBZF gene encoding CREB/ATF bZIP transcription factor isoform X1 — MRHSLTKLLAASGSDSPARSESPAPVATCSLPPELTRAAAAAEDEGTAAAGSPGRKQPRGDEGESEAGSGGRGGVAARAPSPEEMEEEAIASVPGEETEDMDFLSGLELADLLDPRQPDWHLEPGLSSPGPLSSSGGGSESGGLWRGDDDDEAAAAEMQRFSDLLQRLLNGIGGCSSGSDSGGGEKRRRKSPGGGGGSSGNDNTQAATKSPRKAAAAAARLNRLKKKEYVMGLESRVRGLAAENQELRAENRELGKRVQALQEESRYLRAVLANETGLARLLSRLSGVGLRLTTSLFRDSPAGDHDYALPVGKQQQDLLEEDDSAGGVCLHVDKDKVSVEFCSACARKASSSLKIFFFR; from the exons ATGAGGCATAGCCTGACCAAACTGCTGGCGGCCTCGGGCAGCGATTCCCCAGCCCGCAGCGAGAGCCCGGCGCCGGTCGCGACCTGCTCGCTGCCCCCGGAACTGACCcgggcggcagcggcggcggagGACGAGGGGACGGCGGCGGCCGGCTCTCCCGGCCGCAAGCAGCCGCGCGGCGACGAGGGCGAGTCGGAGGCCGGGAGTGGGGGCCGCGGCGGCGTGGCCGCGCGCGCGCCCTCGCccgaggagatggaggaggaggcgATCGCCAGCGTCCCCGGGGAGGAGACGGAGGACATGGACTTTCTGTCCGGGCTGGAACTGGCGGATCTGCTCGACCCCCGGCAACCGGACTGGCACCTGGAGCCCGGGCTCAGCTCGCCCGGGCCTCTCTCCTCGTCCGGCGGAGGCTCGGAGAGCGGCGGCCTGTGGAGAGGGGACGACGACGACGAGGCCGCGGCTGCCGAGATGCAGCGCTTTTCTGACCTGCTGCAGAGGCTGTTAAACGGCATCGGAGGCTGCAGCAGCGGCAGTGACAGTGGTGGCGGCGAAAAGAGGCGGAGAAAGTCCCCgggaggaggcggcggcagcagcggcaACGACAACACCCAGGCGGCGACAAAGAGTCCCCGGAaggcggcggcggctgctgccCGACTCAATCGGCTGAAGAAGAAGGAGTACGTGATGGGGCTGGAGAGTCGAGTGCGGGGTCTGGCAGCCGAGAACCAGGAGCTGCGGGCCGAGAATCGGGAGCTGGGCAAGCGCGTACAAGCACTGCAGGAGGAGAGTCGCTACCTACGGGCCGTCCTAGCCAACGAGACCGGACTGGCTCGCTTGCTGAGCCGGCTGAGCGGCGTGGGACTGCGGCTGACCACCTCGCTCTTCAGAGACTCGCCCGCCGGGGACCACGACTACGCTCTGCCCGTGGGAAAGCAGCAGCAGGACCTGCTGGAAGAGGACGACTCAGCCGGAGGAGTGTGTCTTCATGTGGACAAGGATAAGGTGTCGGTGGAGTTCTGCTCGGCGTGCGCCCGGAAGGCGTCGTCTTCTCTTAAAAT TTTCTTTTTTAGGTGA